The segment TAACGATCTTGAGGAAGCAATACTAACCTATCTTGATAAAGACCATGTTAACTACACAAAGGCAAAAAATTGCGCTGTTTGCTTAGTAGCATTTGATTACAAAAGGTATCCATTGGGTCCAAATCAAACTCAACTTCAAGACTTATTAGCTGAAGCAATTAAAAAAGTAGACAAGTGGATAAAGAGAGTAGGAACGAGCTTAGTAGCCAAGGCACCACTCCATACTTATGATATTGAATTATTCATTGTTCCTTTCCCAAGCGTTGATGGTTTTAGACAATCCTTTTTAGAAGAACTAGGCTTAAAGTAATGGCATCCACCCTCCCTAATAGAATATACCAATTACCTAGCTTTCAGAGGCAATTAAAGTCTCTTCTTAAAGAGTCTGTTATTGCTCAGTTTGATAACTTAGAGAACACTCAACAAGTAGGTGATGAGGAAATAGACTGGAATAATTTAATATCTTGTGCTAGTATTCTTGCGCACGCTGATGATCAAGAATGCCTGGATGCTGCCCTTAGAATAGCTCAACATTGCTTACTTAGGACGAACTCTAGCGAAATGCACAAAGTGTCAGCTGGAGTTATTCTTGACGTATTAACAAATAAGCCTGCTTTATCATTAGCACTCAAGCGACAGTTAATACCATCAGATTACTTAGAACAAGTTCCATTTTCATTGAAGCTTGAAAGTGCAAAGAGAAACTTTTTAAACACGTATATCACCCACAATGATGAATTACTTTACTTCAATAAGTTTCAAAAAGCAGTTTATGATGCTACACAAGAGTCAGACATAGTAAGTATCTCTGCTCCTACTTCATCTGGAAAGTCCTTTGTTTTATCAAGACTGATATTAGATGCGTTGATGGATAAAGGGAGAAGGCTGAATGTAGTATACTTAGTCCCCACCAGAGCTTTAGTAACTCAAGTAGAAAATGAGCTTAGGCACTTACTTATTGACAATGATGTTAAAGATGTCTTTGTGAGTTCAGTTCCTAAGATAACCTTTGATGTTGAGTCATATCGTTCTACTATCTTCGTATTTACTCAAGAGAGATTACATTGGTTCAAAGTAACTAGTTCATCTTTTAGATTCGATATCTTAATCGTAGACGAAGCTCAAAAGATAGGCGATGGATACAGAGGCATTCTTTTGCAACAGAAGATTGAAGAGTTGGTAAAGGAATCACCTGAATTGAAGGTATATTTTTCTAGTCCATTTACGTCCAATCCAGAGTTACTATTAGACATCATAAAGACTAACAACACCAAGGCTCCTGTTAAGAAGGACTATGTTGCTGTTAACCAAAACTTGCTATTTGTTTCTCAAAAGCCAGGCAAACCTCAGAAGTATGATATGGCTTTATGTATAGATGATACACCAATAAGTCTTGGAGAATTCAATCTTCCCTTCAAGCCAAGCCCAGTATCTAAGATATTACCTTTTGTGGCCTATAGCTTATCCAATGGCTTAGGAGGGAACTTAATCTATGCGAATGGTCAAGCAGATGCTGAGAAGTATGCTGTACAATTATATGGGCTTTGCCAAGATATTTCTACTTCAGAAGAGATAAATGGATTGATTAACCTTGTCATCAAGGTAGTTCATCCCAGATACAAGTTAGCTCAAACACTCAGAAGAAGAGTTGCCTTCCATTATGGCAATATGCCATTGATCGTAAAGCAAGAGATTGAGAGACTTTTTGGTCAAGGGGAGATTCATTTTCTTGTATGTACATCAACACTGCTTGAAGGTGTCAATCTTCCTGCTAGAAGTATATATATTAAGAATCCAACCAGAGGTTCAAGGCAACCAATGAACGAAAATGACTTTTGGAACCTAGCAGGTAGAGCAGGTAGACTTGGTAAAGAATTCCAAGGGAATATAGTATGTGTTGATCCTTATAAATGGAATAACATACCTTCAACAAACAGAAGCAAACAAACTATCTACAAGGCTATTGACAATGTTCCATTAACAGAGCTCATAAATTACATAGAGGCAGGCACACCAAGAAAGCTTAATAACACCAGCCAGAATTTAGAATATGCCTTCACTTACTATTTTACTAAAGCTCTAGATAATGAACTTGCCTCTACGTTAAACCCAGACAACCCTCTATCAGAGGCACTTGAATTTGAATTAGGTAAAGTTCGAGGTTTTGTT is part of the Rufibacter tibetensis genome and harbors:
- a CDS encoding DEAD/DEAH box helicase, with amino-acid sequence MASTLPNRIYQLPSFQRQLKSLLKESVIAQFDNLENTQQVGDEEIDWNNLISCASILAHADDQECLDAALRIAQHCLLRTNSSEMHKVSAGVILDVLTNKPALSLALKRQLIPSDYLEQVPFSLKLESAKRNFLNTYITHNDELLYFNKFQKAVYDATQESDIVSISAPTSSGKSFVLSRLILDALMDKGRRLNVVYLVPTRALVTQVENELRHLLIDNDVKDVFVSSVPKITFDVESYRSTIFVFTQERLHWFKVTSSSFRFDILIVDEAQKIGDGYRGILLQQKIEELVKESPELKVYFSSPFTSNPELLLDIIKTNNTKAPVKKDYVAVNQNLLFVSQKPGKPQKYDMALCIDDTPISLGEFNLPFKPSPVSKILPFVAYSLSNGLGGNLIYANGQADAEKYAVQLYGLCQDISTSEEINGLINLVIKVVHPRYKLAQTLRRRVAFHYGNMPLIVKQEIERLFGQGEIHFLVCTSTLLEGVNLPARSIYIKNPTRGSRQPMNENDFWNLAGRAGRLGKEFQGNIVCVDPYKWNNIPSTNRSKQTIYKAIDNVPLTELINYIEAGTPRKLNNTSQNLEYAFTYYFTKALDNELASTLNPDNPLSEALEFELGKVRGFVELPRSVIFRNPGVSPIAQQNLLNYFKLHSNKDELIPVAPDSYDAVDVSYERIVNLISMFLTGDSEKMSKTYAILVVNWMKGLPLPKMIDDSYKYWIKVQKPKPLDGVIRDTMDLIENYARFKFAKYSNCYLDILHFHLEQENNSDLIEELPDLSSWLEYGVSLKTQISLIDLGLSRPTTLALSEYIPDNNLTREDCILWIKSNDIDLLGLPTAMVNELNTLFSLISRE